A single window of Vibrio sp. SCSIO 43137 DNA harbors:
- a CDS encoding uracil-xanthine permease family protein, whose product MTTSNASRKSELVYQLNDRPPLPQTIFAAFQHLLAMFVAVITPSLIICQALDVPAEQTNTIISMSLFASGISSFIQIRTFGPVGSGLLSIQGTSFNFLGPIIGAGLSLKQGGADISTMMAAIFGTILLASTAEMLLSRVLEYARKIISPLVSGIVVTLIGLTLIQVGLVSIGGGYSALGDGTFGSLDKLALAGIVLSLIIILNRAANPYIRVASIVIAMTVGYIAAYLMGMIDNSSATETALFAVPVPMQFGLSFDWSFFIPLVLVFLITAIEAIGDITATSEVSGEPVKGPVYIKRIKGGVLADGLNSAIAALFNSFPNSTFSQNNGVILLTGVASRYVGYFIAGMLVLLGLFPGVAAFVQLIPEPVLGGATIVMFGTIAAAGIRIISREELDRRAILIMALSFSMGLGIAQKPEILQFMPEFIKSIFSSGISAGGITAIVLNIILPRAEKQQEQPSADEVLAEVSK is encoded by the coding sequence ATGACGACGAGCAACGCTTCGCGTAAGTCCGAACTGGTCTATCAACTAAATGATAGACCTCCTTTGCCACAAACCATTTTTGCAGCGTTCCAGCACCTGTTGGCCATGTTTGTAGCAGTCATCACCCCTTCTCTGATCATTTGCCAGGCACTTGATGTCCCGGCAGAACAGACCAATACCATAATCAGTATGTCTCTGTTTGCATCGGGTATCTCCTCTTTTATACAGATAAGAACCTTTGGCCCGGTAGGCTCAGGGTTGCTATCGATTCAGGGAACCAGTTTTAACTTTCTCGGCCCGATTATTGGTGCAGGGCTTTCCCTTAAACAGGGTGGCGCGGATATCTCAACCATGATGGCGGCGATTTTCGGCACCATACTGCTCGCTTCAACAGCAGAAATGTTGCTTTCCAGAGTGCTGGAGTATGCACGCAAGATTATTTCACCTCTGGTTTCCGGCATAGTGGTGACTTTGATTGGTTTAACCTTGATTCAGGTAGGGCTGGTCTCTATCGGTGGTGGTTATTCAGCACTGGGGGACGGAACCTTTGGTAGTCTGGATAAACTGGCTCTGGCCGGTATTGTTCTTAGCCTGATTATTATTCTTAACCGTGCCGCTAACCCTTATATCCGTGTTGCTTCTATCGTTATCGCTATGACAGTAGGCTATATAGCTGCTTATCTTATGGGCATGATTGATAACTCTTCAGCAACGGAAACCGCTCTGTTTGCGGTACCGGTGCCAATGCAATTCGGACTTAGCTTTGACTGGTCGTTCTTTATTCCTTTAGTACTGGTATTTCTGATCACTGCTATTGAAGCAATCGGAGACATCACCGCGACTTCAGAAGTGTCGGGAGAGCCGGTGAAAGGGCCGGTATATATTAAGCGCATCAAAGGCGGTGTATTGGCTGACGGCTTAAACTCAGCTATCGCTGCACTGTTTAACAGCTTCCCTAACTCTACCTTCAGCCAGAACAACGGTGTGATTCTGCTGACTGGTGTTGCCAGCCGTTACGTGGGTTATTTTATTGCCGGTATGTTAGTTCTGCTCGGCCTGTTTCCAGGTGTTGCAGCTTTTGTTCAGTTAATCCCTGAGCCAGTGCTGGGCGGAGCGACCATTGTTATGTTTGGTACCATTGCTGCGGCTGGTATCCGCATTATCTCAAGGGAAGAGCTGGACAGAAGAGCCATCCTGATTATGGCACTCTCCTTCTCAATGGGTCTGGGTATTGCCCAGAAGCCGGAGATTCTTCAGTTTATGCCTGAGTTTATCAAAAGCATCTTCTCATCAGGTATCTCTGCAGGCGGCATCACTGCGATTGTGCTGAATATTATTCTGCCACGAGCAGAAAAACAGCAAGAGCAGCCGTCAGCAGACGAAGTCCTTGCCGAAGTAAGCAAATAA
- a CDS encoding ComF family protein has product MLIRPIRNKIHRYFTSNCHLCGLTISQPIGETIWCRHCIKSFSSSPRCQRCGLPMSSPAEQCGYCLKKPPLWQRLYCIGDYAEPLSGYVHQLKYQGKFYFAYDLSYLLAQQISQPAPLICTVPLHWRRYIARGYNQSRVIADYLNRHLPDKTVVNNHIFKRLRATPPQQGLDKQQRLKNLAGAFVLRQVPQHSHVAIVDDVVTTGSTVRHLCKLLLEVGVERIDIYCLCRTPEPSQA; this is encoded by the coding sequence ATGTTAATCAGACCAATCCGGAATAAGATACACCGCTATTTTACATCGAACTGCCATTTATGTGGTCTCACCATCTCTCAGCCAATAGGAGAGACTATCTGGTGCCGTCACTGTATCAAAAGCTTCAGCTCCTCTCCCCGCTGTCAGCGTTGCGGTTTACCAATGAGCAGTCCGGCTGAGCAGTGTGGATATTGCCTGAAAAAACCGCCGTTATGGCAGCGGCTTTACTGTATCGGAGACTACGCAGAACCTCTTTCCGGCTATGTTCATCAGCTAAAATATCAGGGAAAATTTTATTTCGCCTACGACCTCAGTTACCTGCTGGCACAGCAGATTTCACAACCTGCGCCGTTAATCTGTACCGTCCCGCTGCACTGGAGGCGCTATATAGCAAGGGGCTATAATCAGAGCAGAGTGATCGCTGACTACCTTAACCGGCACTTACCCGACAAAACCGTGGTTAACAACCACATATTCAAAAGACTGCGGGCAACACCACCTCAGCAGGGGCTGGATAAGCAACAGAGACTCAAAAACTTAGCCGGTGCCTTTGTTCTCAGACAGGTACCGCAACACAGTCACGTAGCTATTGTGGACGATGTAGTCACAACAGGCAGTACAGTACGACATTTATGTAAATTGCTGCTTGAAGTTGGCGTGGAAAGAATTGATATTTATTGCTTATGCCGGACTCCGGAACCGTCACAAGCATAA
- a CDS encoding ATP-dependent Lon protease, with amino-acid sequence MIVSPTNVNVPLIAPSVNVQTEQAARDNKVREPVTPPVELAKSNAERRITPDDKRRKRPAWEPSDHPDYELDNEASASSAENEGPKDTLSRLFELIALQTYSEKQGMGYTIRFRLPRRLIEAAIVQGKMARRRTVIKFHYGHAVAPNTPSEVIAVL; translated from the coding sequence ATGATTGTGTCGCCGACCAATGTGAACGTGCCACTGATTGCTCCTTCGGTCAATGTTCAGACTGAACAAGCGGCGAGAGATAACAAGGTCAGGGAACCTGTTACGCCGCCGGTTGAACTGGCAAAGTCTAATGCAGAGCGCAGGATTACTCCGGACGACAAGCGTCGTAAACGACCTGCATGGGAGCCATCTGACCACCCTGACTATGAACTGGACAATGAGGCGAGTGCATCGTCGGCGGAAAACGAGGGGCCAAAAGATACCTTAAGCCGGTTATTTGAGCTTATCGCGTTACAAACTTACTCTGAAAAACAGGGTATGGGGTACACAATCCGTTTCCGGTTACCACGACGCCTTATTGAGGCAGCCATTGTTCAGGGGAAAATGGCGCGTCGACGAACAGTGATTAAATTTCACTATGGTCACGCCGTCGCACCAAACACACCTTCAGAGGTGATCGCGGTGCTCTGA
- a CDS encoding thioredoxin family protein — MKVVKVLGSGCKNCQVTAALIEKVIGEKGVSIELVKVEDIRDIMAYKVMKTPAVVIDEQVVHKGSVPQEAEVQSWF; from the coding sequence ATGAAAGTAGTAAAAGTACTAGGTTCCGGATGTAAAAACTGTCAGGTGACAGCGGCCTTAATTGAAAAAGTAATCGGAGAGAAGGGTGTCAGTATTGAGCTGGTTAAAGTAGAAGATATCAGGGATATCATGGCCTACAAAGTAATGAAAACACCCGCTGTGGTGATTGATGAGCAGGTAGTCCATAAAGGCAGTGTGCCGCAAGAAGCTGAGGTTCAGAGCTGGTTCTAA
- a CDS encoding Tex family protein: MSQAISLQIAQELNVRPEQVNATINLIDEGSTIPFIARYRKEVTGGLDDTQLRTLDNRLTYLREMDERRQAILKSISEQGKLSDSLQKEIMAADSKTRLEDLYLPFKPKRRTKGQIAIEAGLEPLADTLWNQPETDLESEAAKFLNPEQKISDTKAALDGARFILMERIAEDANLIEKLRNYLTKHAEITSKVVEGKQQAGEKFKDYFEHSEKISRTPSHRALAMLRGRNEGFLQLSLVADPEQDETVKGSYCEELIARHYGIHLSDSPADKWRKQVISWAWRIKVSMHMETELMGAMKERAEIDAIDVFATNLKDLLMAAPAGPRATLGLDPGLRTGSKIAVVDSTGKVLATDTIYPNPPQNQFDKSAHVLQQLIRKHNVDLIAIGNGTASRETDAFVAQTLKQSNLSVQKIIVSEAGASVYSASELAAKEFPEMDVSLRGAVSIARRLQDPLAELVKIDPKSIGVGQYQHDVSQTMLAKRLDAVVEDCVNAVGVDVNTASAALLTRVAGLSATMAQNIVSYRDENGRFINRTALKKVARLGPKAFEQSAGFLRIMDGKNPLDASSVHPEAYPVVKAIAEKNQKSIPALIGNSAFLNTLSARDYTSEAFGVPTVTDIIRELDKPGRDPRPEFKTASFADGVNSVSDLEPGMLLEGVVSNVANFGAFVDIGVHQDGLVHISALTDRFVSDPRDVVKAGDIVKVKVMEVDVQRKRISLSMRLNDEPGQNNPSRKPSTNNQRPRSSQQRKEAPANSAMGGAFAAAFAKNKK; this comes from the coding sequence ATGAGTCAGGCTATCAGCTTACAAATCGCTCAGGAACTGAATGTTCGCCCTGAGCAGGTCAACGCCACCATTAATCTGATTGATGAAGGCAGCACCATCCCTTTTATTGCCCGCTACCGTAAAGAGGTAACCGGCGGGCTGGATGATACCCAGTTACGAACCTTAGATAACAGACTGACCTATCTCAGAGAGATGGATGAGCGCCGTCAGGCTATTCTTAAATCCATTTCAGAACAGGGAAAACTAAGCGATTCTCTGCAAAAAGAGATTATGGCAGCCGACAGTAAAACTCGTCTGGAAGACCTTTATCTGCCGTTTAAGCCAAAGCGTCGTACCAAAGGTCAGATCGCTATCGAAGCAGGGTTAGAGCCTCTGGCTGATACTCTATGGAATCAGCCTGAAACTGATCTGGAATCGGAAGCCGCTAAGTTCCTGAATCCGGAACAGAAAATCAGTGACACTAAGGCCGCACTGGATGGTGCCCGCTTTATCCTGATGGAAAGAATCGCCGAAGACGCCAACCTGATAGAAAAGCTGCGTAACTACCTCACTAAGCATGCCGAAATCACCTCGAAGGTGGTTGAAGGAAAACAGCAGGCTGGTGAGAAATTTAAAGACTACTTTGAGCACAGTGAGAAAATAAGCCGCACACCTTCACACCGTGCACTTGCCATGCTCAGGGGACGAAACGAAGGCTTTTTGCAGTTGTCGCTAGTAGCCGATCCTGAACAAGATGAAACCGTCAAAGGCTCCTATTGTGAAGAACTGATTGCCCGCCATTACGGTATCCACCTGTCAGACTCTCCGGCCGACAAATGGCGCAAGCAGGTAATAAGCTGGGCATGGCGTATCAAGGTTTCTATGCATATGGAAACCGAGCTGATGGGAGCAATGAAAGAGCGCGCCGAAATCGATGCTATAGACGTTTTTGCCACTAACCTGAAAGACTTGCTAATGGCGGCACCAGCCGGACCAAGAGCGACTCTTGGCCTGGATCCGGGGCTAAGAACCGGATCCAAAATCGCCGTGGTCGATTCAACAGGCAAGGTTCTGGCAACAGATACCATTTACCCAAATCCGCCACAAAATCAGTTCGATAAGTCGGCTCATGTTCTTCAGCAGCTTATCCGTAAACACAATGTCGATCTTATTGCTATTGGCAATGGTACTGCCTCACGGGAAACCGACGCCTTTGTTGCTCAGACGCTAAAACAATCCAACCTTTCGGTGCAGAAGATTATTGTCAGCGAAGCAGGCGCCTCTGTTTACTCAGCATCAGAGTTAGCCGCGAAAGAGTTTCCGGAGATGGATGTCTCACTCAGGGGAGCAGTCTCTATTGCAAGGCGACTACAAGACCCGCTGGCGGAGCTGGTGAAAATAGATCCTAAATCCATCGGTGTCGGCCAGTATCAGCACGACGTCAGCCAGACCATGCTGGCTAAGCGTCTTGATGCCGTTGTTGAAGATTGTGTAAACGCCGTTGGGGTTGATGTAAACACTGCTTCTGCAGCCCTGCTGACAAGGGTTGCCGGCCTGTCTGCTACTATGGCGCAGAACATTGTCAGCTACCGTGATGAGAACGGTCGCTTTATTAACCGTACCGCACTTAAAAAAGTTGCCCGCTTAGGCCCGAAAGCCTTTGAACAGAGTGCCGGCTTCCTGCGTATTATGGATGGAAAAAATCCTCTTGATGCATCCTCGGTACACCCTGAAGCCTATCCTGTGGTTAAAGCTATTGCAGAGAAAAATCAGAAAAGCATTCCGGCTCTTATCGGTAACAGCGCTTTCCTGAATACCCTAAGTGCACGAGACTACACCAGTGAAGCTTTTGGTGTTCCGACTGTCACCGATATTATCCGTGAACTGGATAAGCCGGGACGCGATCCGCGGCCGGAGTTTAAAACCGCCTCTTTTGCCGACGGGGTAAACAGCGTCAGCGATTTAGAACCGGGAATGTTGCTGGAAGGCGTGGTTTCAAACGTGGCAAACTTTGGTGCCTTTGTTGATATTGGTGTTCATCAGGATGGTCTGGTACATATCTCCGCCCTGACGGATCGCTTTGTGTCCGATCCACGGGACGTGGTAAAGGCAGGCGATATCGTCAAAGTGAAAGTGATGGAAGTTGATGTTCAGCGTAAGCGGATTAGTCTATCCATGCGACTGAACGATGAACCGGGACAAAACAACCCATCAAGAAAGCCGTCCACAAATAATCAACGGCCGAGAAGCAGTCAGCAAAGAAAAGAAGCACCGGCTAATAGCGCTATGGGTGGTGCGTTTGCAGCTGCATTCGCAAAGAACAAGAAATAA
- the cysQ gene encoding 3'(2'),5'-bisphosphate nucleotidase CysQ: protein MTTLSKDLSHQLPAVIEIARSAGQLILDIYQNNQYEAFTKSDETPVTSADLAAHKFIFEKLSELTPEIPVLSEEAADIALEKRSQWNRYWLVDPLDGTQEFIARSGDFATIIALIENNKPVMGVVYAPVSGVTYYAYDGKGAWKIPEMGESVRIKTLTHEQGTSSLSIAISRRQNINSITSKMSSAWNYDLIPLGSAALKACLVAEGAVDCYLRLGPTGEWDTAATQCIVQEAGGRILSTKLNALTYNQRETLENPNFIVLGDEALPWAEILKEKV from the coding sequence ATGACGACGCTAAGCAAAGATCTTTCTCATCAGTTACCAGCCGTTATCGAAATTGCCCGCTCTGCCGGACAGTTAATTCTGGATATCTATCAGAATAATCAGTATGAAGCCTTCACCAAAAGCGATGAGACTCCGGTAACCAGCGCTGATCTGGCTGCGCATAAATTTATTTTTGAAAAGCTGAGTGAGCTGACACCGGAAATACCGGTACTGTCAGAAGAAGCGGCAGATATCGCACTGGAAAAACGTTCGCAGTGGAACCGCTACTGGCTGGTGGACCCGCTGGATGGCACGCAAGAATTTATTGCCCGCAGTGGTGACTTCGCAACCATTATTGCCCTTATTGAAAACAACAAGCCAGTTATGGGTGTTGTCTATGCGCCGGTATCCGGTGTGACTTATTACGCTTATGACGGAAAAGGAGCATGGAAGATTCCTGAGATGGGAGAGAGTGTCCGGATCAAGACCCTCACCCATGAGCAAGGCACAAGCTCCCTTTCTATCGCTATCAGCAGGCGTCAGAATATCAATAGCATCACCAGTAAGATGTCTTCGGCGTGGAACTACGATTTAATTCCTCTCGGCTCGGCAGCGTTGAAAGCTTGCCTTGTCGCGGAAGGCGCTGTGGATTGCTATCTGCGTTTAGGCCCTACAGGCGAGTGGGATACGGCAGCAACCCAATGTATTGTTCAGGAAGCTGGTGGACGTATCCTAAGTACCAAGCTAAATGCGCTCACCTATAACCAGAGAGAGACGCTGGAAAATCCCAACTTTATTGTTCTCGGTGATGAAGCTCTGCCGTGGGCTGAAATACTAAAAGAGAAGGTATAA
- the nfuA gene encoding Fe-S biogenesis protein NfuA, whose translation MSNIVSITENAQSHFAKLLEQQPEGTNIRVFVVNPGTPNAECGVSYCPPEAVEAADTEMSYEGFSAFVDELSLPFLEDAEIDFVTDKMGSQLTLKAPNAKMRKVSDDASLMERVEYAIQTQVNPQLAGHGGHVSLIEITEDGIALVQFGGGCNGCSMVDVTLKEGIEKELLQQFEGELTAVRDSTEHARGDHSYY comes from the coding sequence GTGTCAAATATTGTTTCAATTACTGAAAATGCTCAATCTCATTTTGCAAAACTGCTTGAGCAGCAGCCGGAAGGCACCAATATCCGTGTATTTGTTGTAAATCCGGGCACCCCTAACGCAGAGTGCGGTGTCTCTTACTGTCCGCCGGAAGCGGTAGAAGCTGCAGATACCGAAATGTCCTATGAAGGATTCTCTGCTTTTGTTGATGAGCTTAGCCTGCCGTTCCTTGAAGATGCCGAAATCGACTTTGTAACGGATAAGATGGGTTCTCAGCTTACTCTTAAAGCTCCGAACGCGAAAATGCGTAAAGTATCTGATGATGCTTCCCTGATGGAACGCGTAGAGTACGCTATCCAGACTCAGGTAAACCCACAGTTAGCCGGTCACGGTGGTCATGTCAGCCTGATCGAAATCACTGAAGACGGTATCGCACTGGTACAGTTTGGTGGTGGTTGTAACGGTTGTTCAATGGTAGATGTCACTCTGAAGGAAGGCATTGAAAAAGAACTGCTTCAGCAGTTTGAAGGTGAACTGACAGCGGTAAGAGATTCAACTGAACACGCACGTGGTGATCACTCTTACTATTAA
- a CDS encoding sigma-70 family RNA polymerase sigma factor, with protein MKEQNPHSDGDALPCAMRAWSANEQQLAQWLYKQTRDKELSHDILQEVFIRVMGQGSAFCDVQNSKAWMFRVAHNLMIDSARQQSFQPIEADVEAEEVQLDVFDLIAISCLPRVLSELPQPDREIITACDLQGMNQQAFAIQHGLSLPAVKSRIRRAREKLREQLKTSCKVRFDESKQVCCFVPRDQPQE; from the coding sequence ATGAAGGAACAAAATCCACACAGTGACGGCGACGCTTTGCCTTGTGCTATGCGGGCATGGAGTGCCAATGAGCAGCAACTGGCACAGTGGCTGTATAAACAGACGCGGGATAAAGAGCTGTCGCACGACATATTACAAGAAGTCTTTATCCGGGTGATGGGGCAGGGATCTGCGTTTTGTGATGTTCAGAACAGCAAGGCGTGGATGTTCAGGGTTGCTCATAACCTTATGATTGATTCTGCCCGTCAGCAGAGCTTCCAGCCCATAGAGGCCGATGTTGAAGCGGAAGAAGTGCAACTGGATGTGTTTGATCTGATTGCCATCAGTTGCCTGCCCAGAGTGCTTTCAGAACTTCCCCAGCCTGACAGGGAAATTATCACAGCCTGTGATCTTCAGGGAATGAACCAACAAGCATTCGCTATTCAGCATGGTTTAAGTCTGCCGGCGGTTAAATCCCGTATCCGTCGTGCCAGAGAAAAACTACGGGAACAGCTGAAAACCTCCTGCAAAGTGCGCTTTGATGAAAGCAAGCAGGTGTGCTGCTTTGTTCCCCGAGATCAGCCACAGGAATAA
- a CDS encoding permease — protein sequence MFQLFTDLASWLVFDLLNLSPDTKLGDALHFFVEDTSKIFVLLLVMIYFIALIRASLDVERVRDYLAGKHRFFGYFLGSMFGSVTPFCSCSSIPVFLGFTSAGIPLGVTMAFLITSPLINEVAVLLLVSLLGWQFTLLYISVGMLVGMLGGFFLDVIKAERWLHSFAAEALQQGIEAQQQGEAETSSQKTLSLRERQTFASSETREIFSRVWKWVFIGVGLGAALHGFVPDGWIEAHLGDRQWWSVPAAVLLGIPLYSNATGVIPVMESLLVNGLPVGTTLAFCMSTVAASFPEFILLKQVMKWKLLSVLFVLLLTAFTVVGWIFNYLPIN from the coding sequence ATGTTTCAGCTGTTTACCGATCTCGCCTCATGGCTGGTTTTCGATCTTCTTAATCTCTCTCCTGACACTAAGCTGGGCGATGCCCTGCACTTTTTTGTTGAAGACACCAGCAAGATTTTTGTTCTGTTACTGGTGATGATCTACTTTATCGCCCTGATCCGTGCCTCGCTGGATGTTGAGCGTGTCAGGGACTATCTGGCCGGAAAGCATCGCTTTTTCGGCTATTTTCTCGGTTCCATGTTTGGCTCCGTCACTCCCTTCTGTTCCTGCTCAAGTATCCCTGTATTTCTCGGTTTTACCTCTGCCGGTATTCCGCTGGGGGTCACCATGGCGTTTCTGATTACTTCTCCGCTGATCAATGAAGTGGCCGTATTGCTGCTGGTCAGTTTACTGGGCTGGCAGTTTACCCTGCTCTATATCTCTGTCGGCATGCTGGTGGGGATGCTGGGTGGTTTTTTCCTCGATGTCATTAAGGCCGAGCGATGGCTGCACTCTTTTGCCGCTGAGGCTTTACAGCAGGGCATTGAAGCTCAACAGCAGGGGGAGGCTGAAACCAGTAGCCAGAAAACTCTGTCCCTCAGAGAGCGTCAAACTTTTGCCAGCAGCGAAACCCGTGAGATTTTTTCTCGTGTCTGGAAGTGGGTATTTATTGGTGTCGGGTTGGGGGCAGCCTTGCATGGCTTTGTCCCTGACGGCTGGATTGAGGCTCATCTTGGTGACCGGCAATGGTGGTCAGTTCCTGCGGCAGTATTGCTGGGTATTCCCCTTTACTCGAATGCGACAGGTGTCATTCCGGTTATGGAAAGTCTGCTGGTGAATGGTTTGCCGGTGGGAACGACTCTGGCCTTTTGTATGAGTACGGTGGCGGCCAGTTTTCCTGAGTTTATTTTGTTAAAGCAGGTGATGAAGTGGAAGCTTCTGAGTGTGCTTTTCGTATTGTTGTTGACGGCATTTACTGTGGTTGGCTGGATATTTAATTACCTGCCAATTAATTAG
- a CDS encoding type II secretion system protein N — MKRIIFFSLLVILVFCTSLVVHLPLSFAVKYMPEVRGLQLSGLNGTLWQGSAKTVKWNNRNFGQLNWDFQPASLFSGKAQFAVRFGRDSDLNLSGKGIVGADFSGLYAENVFASLPASSVQSQVQIPVPVTATGQLELSVSEYRFAQPWCESATGSLVWNASEVQSPLGTLSPGTIIADISCKDSVLSASSAHEHPQLSGAFTASLDSRRQYKVDAWFKPNSEFPQAMTSQLKWLGNPDSQGRYPFLFSGGLRY, encoded by the coding sequence ATGAAGAGAATCATATTTTTTTCTCTGCTGGTCATTCTGGTGTTTTGCACCAGCCTTGTTGTGCATCTTCCACTCTCTTTTGCCGTTAAATATATGCCTGAGGTAAGAGGGTTACAGCTAAGTGGGCTGAATGGCACGCTTTGGCAGGGTAGTGCAAAAACCGTTAAATGGAATAACAGAAACTTTGGTCAGCTTAACTGGGATTTTCAGCCGGCAAGCTTGTTTAGCGGCAAAGCGCAGTTTGCTGTCCGTTTTGGCCGTGACAGCGATTTGAATCTAAGTGGTAAAGGTATTGTCGGGGCAGATTTTTCCGGCCTGTATGCCGAAAATGTATTTGCATCATTACCGGCAAGTTCTGTTCAGAGTCAGGTACAAATTCCTGTTCCGGTTACTGCGACGGGTCAGCTTGAACTATCAGTTAGCGAGTACCGTTTTGCACAGCCATGGTGTGAATCAGCCACAGGTAGTCTGGTATGGAATGCAAGTGAAGTTCAATCACCACTTGGTACTTTAAGCCCGGGAACCATTATTGCGGATATTTCCTGTAAAGACAGCGTATTATCTGCTTCTTCGGCTCATGAACATCCACAACTTAGCGGGGCTTTTACTGCCAGCCTTGATTCGCGCAGACAATATAAGGTGGATGCCTGGTTTAAGCCAAACAGTGAGTTTCCTCAGGCAATGACTTCACAACTAAAATGGCTTGGAAATCCTGATTCTCAGGGAAGGTATCCATTCCTTTTCTCTGGTGGCCTGAGATATTAA
- the nudE gene encoding ADP compounds hydrolase NudE, with the protein MAKKIMPKILSVEMVAKSRLFSIESLDLEFSNGVKRTYERMKRSGRQAVMMVPVTQEGDLLLVREYAAGTEEYELGFPKGLVDLGETPAEAANRELKEEIGLGAKEFVPLKEVILAPSYFSAKMTLFLVKDLYPESLEGDEPEPLEVVRWPLNQADELLTHMDFSEARSIAALMLAQRYLAGTESQG; encoded by the coding sequence ATGGCAAAGAAGATCATGCCCAAAATTTTATCTGTTGAAATGGTGGCCAAGTCCAGACTGTTTTCTATTGAGTCTCTCGATCTTGAGTTTTCCAACGGTGTTAAACGTACCTACGAAAGAATGAAGCGCAGCGGCCGTCAGGCGGTGATGATGGTACCTGTTACCCAAGAGGGGGACCTGTTACTTGTACGCGAATACGCTGCCGGTACGGAAGAGTATGAGCTTGGCTTCCCCAAAGGTCTGGTTGACCTTGGTGAAACACCGGCTGAAGCGGCTAACCGTGAGCTGAAAGAAGAGATTGGGCTCGGTGCTAAAGAGTTTGTTCCACTAAAAGAGGTAATACTGGCCCCCTCTTACTTCTCCGCCAAGATGACGCTGTTTCTTGTTAAGGATCTTTATCCTGAATCACTGGAAGGTGATGAGCCTGAACCGCTGGAAGTGGTTCGCTGGCCACTAAATCAGGCTGATGAGCTATTAACCCATATGGACTTCAGCGAAGCGAGAAGCATTGCCGCACTTATGCTGGCGCAGCGTTATCTGGCTGGCACTGAGAGTCAGGGGTAA
- the bioH gene encoding pimeloyl-ACP methyl ester esterase BioH, protein MSDSTSLYWQQEGSGEDLVLVHGWGMNGAVWQQTVEKLSQHFRVHVVDLPGYGHSADVHAEDLDEIAAMVLESAPQKAIWVGWSLGGIVATHIGLNHPERVSKLVTVASSPKFSAQRPWRGIKPDVLSMFTQQLMEDFQLTIERFMALQAMGSPTARHDVKALKKAVLSRPLPNQNSLLLGLQLLADVDLRDKLQQLSMPLLRLYGRLDGLVPVKVATDLQELAPLSQHFVFSDSSHAPFMTEPEAFCLQLIKFSGK, encoded by the coding sequence ATGTCTGATTCCACATCCCTGTACTGGCAGCAGGAAGGTAGCGGCGAAGATCTTGTCTTAGTCCACGGCTGGGGTATGAATGGTGCCGTCTGGCAACAGACCGTCGAGAAGCTCTCACAGCACTTCAGGGTTCATGTGGTTGATCTTCCCGGTTACGGCCACAGTGCAGACGTTCATGCTGAAGATCTGGATGAGATTGCGGCTATGGTGCTGGAATCTGCACCGCAAAAAGCCATCTGGGTTGGCTGGTCACTGGGTGGTATTGTCGCCACACATATCGGCCTTAATCATCCTGAGCGGGTTTCTAAACTGGTGACGGTGGCCAGTTCACCAAAGTTTTCTGCACAAAGACCATGGCGAGGCATTAAGCCTGATGTCCTGAGTATGTTTACTCAGCAGCTAATGGAAGACTTTCAGCTCACTATTGAGCGTTTTATGGCGCTGCAGGCTATGGGTAGCCCTACTGCCCGTCATGATGTAAAAGCCCTGAAGAAAGCGGTGTTATCGCGGCCTCTGCCTAATCAGAACTCTCTTCTGCTTGGCCTGCAATTGCTGGCGGATGTTGACCTGAGGGATAAACTACAGCAGCTCTCCATGCCTCTGCTGCGCCTGTATGGTCGTTTAGACGGATTGGTTCCGGTCAAGGTCGCGACAGATCTGCAGGAGCTGGCTCCGCTGTCACAACATTTTGTCTTTTCAGACTCCTCCCATGCACCATTTATGACTGAGCCTGAAGCTTTCTGTTTACAATTAATTAAATTTAGTGGTAAATAA